The Bradysia coprophila strain Holo2 unplaced genomic scaffold, BU_Bcop_v1 contig_151, whole genome shotgun sequence genome contains a region encoding:
- the LOC119074553 gene encoding PAX-interacting protein 1 isoform X2: MSAFAVNLDKLKLREDLFKEVKYFVTGNLDAKTDKLLKDGGASCCNYLMTNTTHLLCGEGFDESEIAQASDLYEIPSVTEAWVIASAKLGRLASTKPYDPTPNSKCFSQVFASITQVSATDRNRLYALITFNGGVVERNFTARTTHLICGSVDGPAYAKAITIKNDNFCVVTPDWIIDSLNGQELRDPQMYHPRLLIVPQPDSVSTKPAPKPTVVSMVPTSAGNSNPEKQSLSSILGFDYEENLEKSDIPVPREIDAVNAEKSAAASMTSQINSILQSVSASPSSSTLLTQQRPQLNQNMAMMQQRQTTLNQVEQQQPNKLPGQSPQQNRNSQAIATNASIQQQITAINQQHQYNQQQKLLAGNGTMQPQLNRSVSEIATSSSTVSSSATSGPDFLRQQSQQSHQILTQTKQPVQNVQNIMQQVGPTGQSQNLQQTVQMQQQISNPNQPQLIISQNNQVITQKHIINTSTAQGQQIIQQTRQTHLMSQQRQQTAAQTANILQSQQQSGLIIGTNQQKQQIQFIHTTQTPGGQQQVKIIQGQPQQHVMTGQHINKPLVQGQQPQQRIIISQQQFNQLNQQQQQLLNNSQNQNIVIINQQPAGQHPQIINSNNQQQANVLQQQVQGNNNLAQGPPSQQVANQQVMLQKNVANIQQSPQAPMQQQQQIDQQSPQHQNANSPQNQNQLNAQRMHPYLQQQQTIQQIKMQLQQVGSNASQQATMVTTQNQQQSNLPQLLQSPNIQSSIQSPIVQSTQQQQQQQQQIIQNQQVQSVPSPQQSQQQVMPTQQKIQIQNQIIVQQQQPGLVQPQNANILVNQWTPQSPVQQGQTNVGQPQQQFIRATQQRPQQWPPQAGNQPQRQLIHLDAATHAHLQTLDPIRRAEYLTKLQQKQRERSLMLRQQAFQGRPNAPNIVTGQRPAGAQHAIIVRSQMPAGMTQQQQLQWLQQVQQQSNVRQPLLVRGGAPGLSPISQTVSPQQQFVDPNAQQQLQQLQIQRQQQYQRLQQMQQQNRPQGQPVSPRGFTSEVNQVNQDLSSVVTTPTTPGAPNQIQIAQDPNSQASMNSKTKTALANMLSNRLSNNGSTPNIPESPTEPSAAGTLRLMTAQHNAALNQSTVQRTPQELAAIQQQQQQVQQQVVQRRTLGNITNSAPATPVVSQIQQPATPSAAVSHSPSSIKPPFLPTSPGRPPLQRPQFYGHNPNLKLPPALFLLGCTFFIVEYDEICEEMLPEWKELIQRHGGEIEQMYCPRVTHVLCRTQRHGVVMQAIRDSKRCVTAYWLNDTVMKKQVVPPWQALHLPMPSTFGTQRPATRHIIGISGFEGEERVRIKNMIDESGAMLTTYLSRHNTVLICKKPDGPKYKRAKDWNIPVVNTVWLSDILLGNLSGMSQFETAKYQQYNITGPFRIDYGLVPHLMTAWKSPINLTQESHERVKRHNSEPPAEPKVKKMRTIPPLEEIPDDIMCTEPLEADNAPKIIFSQVDNIDGLTRAVKSLGGEIVENPSDATHLVVTRLVRSCKLLVALSVVDHILSSKWIVESAKAGKFLPIDGYEINDPKFKQTFKADIQKTISSSSRRTLFEVRLSPTNSD; this comes from the exons ATGAGCGCTTTCGCGGTAAATTTAGATAAATTGAAACTGAGAGAGGATCTATTCAAAGAAGTAAAATACTTTGTGACCGGGAACTTAGATGCAAAG ACAGATAAGCTGCTTAAGGATGGTGGTGCATCGTGTTGTAATTATTTAATGACAAATACCACCCATTTGTTATGTGGTGAAGGTTTCGACGAGAGTGAAATTGCTCAAGCAtccgatttgtatgaaataccTTCGGTGACCGAAGCGTGGGTAATTGCTTCCGCAAAATTGGGACGCTTGGCGTCAACAAAACCGTACGATCCAACACCCAATTCCAAATGTTTTTCGCAAGTGTTTGCCTCCATTACACAAGTGAGTGCAACCGATCGAAATCGACTGTACGCTTTGATTACATTTAATGGTGGAGTGGTCGAGCGAAATTTTACTGCAAGAACGACACATCTAATCTGTGGCTCGGTTGATGGGCCAGCGTATGCGAAAGCGATTACAATCAAAAACGATAATTTCTGTGTGGTGACACCGGATTGGATCATTGATTCGTTGAATG GTCAAGAATTACGTGATCCTCAGATGTACCATCCACGACTACTAATTGTGCCTCAGCCGGATTCCGTATCTACGAAACCGGCACCAAAACCCACTGTCGTCTCAATGGTACCAACATCGGCTGGCAATAGCAATCCGGAAAAACAGTCACTCTCGAGCATACTCGGTTTTGATTACgaagaaaatcttgaaaagTCGGATATTCCCGTGCCACGTGAGATTGATGCAGTGAATGCCGAAAAATCAGCCGCTGCCTCAATGACAAGTCAAATAAATTCCATACTACAAAGTGTATCGGCATCGCCGTCCTCTTCAACTCTGCTAACACAGCAACGACCGCAATTGAATCAGAACATGGCAATGATGCAGCAACGGCAAACCACTTTGAATCAAGTCGAACAACAACAGCCAAACAAACTGCCCGGTCAATCTCCACAGCAAAACCGTAATTCGCAGGCCATTGCGACAAATGCTTCAATTCAACAGCAGATCACTGCAATCAATCAACAACATCAGTACAATCAGCAGCAGAAATTGTTGGCTGGTAATGGTACAATGCAGCCACAACTGAATCGGAGTGTCAGTGAAATTGCAACGTCATCGTCAACGGTTAGTAGTTCGGCGACATCGGGTCCGGACTTTTTGCGCCAACAAAGCCAACAATCTCATCAGATACTGACGCAGACAAAACAGCCCgttcaaaatgttcaaaatattatgCAACAAGTCGGTCCCACTGGTCAGTCGCAGAACTTACAGCAAACCGTACAAATGCAGCAGCAAATTAGCAATCCAAATCAACCGCAACTGATTATCAGTCAGAATAATCAGGTCATCACCCAGAAACATATCATCAATACATCCACGGCTCAAGGACAACAGATTATACAACAAACGAG GCAAACACATTTAATGTCACAACAACGTCAACAAACTGCTGCTCAAACCGCCAACATTTTACAGTCCCAACAACAGTCTGGTCTTATTATCGGAACGAATCAACAGAAGCAACAGATCCAATTCATTCATACCACGCAAACGCCCGGTGGGCAACAGCAAGTTAAGATCATTCAAGGTCAACCGCAGCAGCACGTGATGACTGGTCAACATATTAATAAACCATTGGTTCAAGGTCAACAGCCCCAACAACGCATCATAATCAGTCAACAGCAGTTCAATCAACtcaaccaacaacaacaacaactccTGAACAATTCACAAAATCAGAATATTGTCATCATTAACCAGCAGCCAGCTGGACAACATCCGCAAATTATCAATTCGAACAATCAACAACAGGCGAATGTGCTACAGCAACAGGTTCAAGGCAATAATAATTTAGCGCAAGGACCGCCATCACAGCAAGTGGCAAACCAACAGGTGATGCTTCAAAAGAATGTGGCCAATATTCAACAATCACCTCAAGCGCCCATGCAACAGCAGCAACAAATCGATCAACAGTCACCGCAGCATCAAAATGCAAACTCGccgcaaaatcaaaatcaactgAACGCACAACGGATGCATCCATACCTTCAACAACAGCAGACAATTCAGCAAATTAAAATGCAGTTGCAACAAGTCGGAAGTAACGCTTCACAGCAAGCAACAATGGTGACCacacaaaatcaacaacagTCGAATCTCCCACAGTTGTTACAATCTCCCAACATTCAATCGAGCATTCAATCACCAATCGTTCAGTCAactcaacaacaacaacaacaacaacagcaaattATTCAAAACCAGCAAGTTCAATCGGTTCCATCTCCACAACAATCTCAGCAACAAGTTATGCCGACCCAGCAAAAGATTCAAATccaaaatcaaataatcgTGCAGCAACAGCAGCCGGGCTTAGTGCAACCacaaaatgcaaatattttagTAAATCAATGGACTCCACAGAGTCCAGTACAGCAAGGACAGACAAATGTGGGACAACCACAGCAGCAATTTATTAGAGCGACACAGCAGCGACCTCAACAATGGCCTCCTCAAGCGGGTAATCAGCCACAACGTCAATTGATCCATTTGGATGCTGCAACACATGCTCATCTTCAGACACTG GATCCCATCCGGCGAGCCGAGTACCTAACTAAACTGCAACAAAAGCAACGGGAACGTAGTTTGATGCTCCGTCAGCAAGCCTTTCAAGGTCGACCAAATGCACCCAATATTGTTACTGGTCAACGACCAGCCGGAGCTCAACATGCAATTATTGTTCGTAGCCAAATGCCAGCGGGAATGACGCAGCAACAACAGCTCCAATGGTTGCAACAAGTTCAACAACAAAGTAATGTCAGACAACCGCTTTTAGTCAGAGGAGGAGCTCCGGGTCTCAGTCCCATTTCACAAACAGTGTCACCCCAACAGCAATTTGTTGACCCGAATGCACAACAGCAATTGCAACAACTTCAAAtacaacgacaacaacaatACCAACGCTTACAACAAATGCAACAGCAAAATCGACCACAGGGTCAGCCCGTGTCACCGAGAGGATTCACTTCCGAAGTGAATCAAGTCAATCAAGATTTATCGTCCGTTGTTACAACGCCAACGACGCCGGGTGCaccaaatcaaattcaaattgcgCAAGATCCGAATTCACAGGCTTCGATGAATTCGAAGACAAAAACGGCACTTGCCAACATGTTAAGCAATCGCTTGAGCAACAATGGCAGTACTCCAAATATTCCGGAATCACCAACCGAACCCTCTGCAGCAGGTACATTAAGATTGATGACTGCCCAGCACAATGCGGCTTTAAATCAATCGACCGTACAGCGAACACCACAAGAATTGGCTGCCattcagcaacaacaacagcaagtTCAGCAGCAAGTAGTACAACGTCGTACTTTGGGAAATATAACAAATAGTGCACCCGCAACGCCTGTAGTTAGTCAAATTCAACAACCTGCCACACCGTCTGCCGCAGTTTCCCATTCGCCATCAAGCATCAAACCACCGTTTCTGCCCACCAGTCCTGGTCGTCCACCATTACAACGTCCACAGTTCTACGGTCACAATCCGAATTTGAAGCTTCCACCAGCTCTGTTCCTGTTGGGATGTACGTTTTTCATTGTCGAATACGATGAGATCTGCGAAGAAATGTTACCCGAATGGAAAGAACTGATTCAACGACATGGCGGTGAGATCGAGCAAATGTATTGTCCACGCGTGACACATGTACTTTGTCGTACCCAACGGCACGGCGTGGTAATGCAAGCAATTCGTGATTCGAAGCGATGCGTTACTGCTTACTGGCTGAATGACACGGTTATGAAAAAACAAGTTGTACCACCCTGGCAAGCATTGCATCTACCAATGCCAAGTACATTCGGAACGCAACGACCAGCAACGCGTCATATCATCGGCATATCCGGCTTTGAGGGCGAAGAACGAGTTCGTATTAAGAACATGATTGACGAATCAGGCGCTATGCTCACAACGTATTTGAGCCGACACAATACGGTGCTGATTTGTAAGAAACCGGATGGTCCGAAGTACAAGCGAGCCAAAGACTGGAACATTCCCGTTGTGAATACAGTTTGGCTCAGTGACATTTTGCTGGGTAATTTGAGTGGCATGTCTCAGTTTGAAACAGCCAAATACCAGCAGTATAACATCACAGGACCTTTCCGGATTGACTATGGCCTTGTTCCCCATTTGATGA CTGCCTGGAAATCGCCAATCAACCTTACCCAAGAATCTCACGAGCGAGTTAAACGACACAATTCAGAACCACCTGCCGAACCTAAGGTGAAAAAAATGCGTACAATTCCGCCACTGGAAGAGATTCCCGATGACATAATGTGTACTGAGCCTCTGGAAGCAGACAACGCaccgaaaattatattttcgcaAGTCGATAACATTGATGGATTGACGAGAGCTGTAAA atCTCTTGGCGGCGAAATAGTTGAAAATCCCTCAGACGCAACACACTTGGTGGTAACTCGTCTGGTACGAAGCTGTAAACTTTTGGTCGCGCTAAGCGTTGTCGACCACATTTTATCGTCCAAATGGATAGTCGAAAGTGCCAAAGCCGGTAAATTTCTACCGATTGACGGTTACGAAATCAACGATCCCAAATTCAAGCAGACATTCAAAGCGGACATACAGAAAACGATTTCATCGTCGTCGCGTCGCACGCTGTTCGaag ttCGCTTATCACCTACGAATTCCGATTAA
- the LOC119074553 gene encoding PAX-interacting protein 1 isoform X1 has product MSAFAVNLDKLKLREDLFKEVKYFVTGNLDAKTDKLLKDGGASCCNYLMTNTTHLLCGEGFDESEIAQASDLYEIPSVTEAWVIASAKLGRLASTKPYDPTPNSKCFSQVFASITQVSATDRNRLYALITFNGGVVERNFTARTTHLICGSVDGPAYAKAITIKNDNFCVVTPDWIIDSLNGQELRDPQMYHPRLLIVPQPDSVSTKPAPKPTVVSMVPTSAGNSNPEKQSLSSILGFDYEENLEKSDIPVPREIDAVNAEKSAAASMTSQINSILQSVSASPSSSTLLTQQRPQLNQNMAMMQQRQTTLNQVEQQQPNKLPGQSPQQNRNSQAIATNASIQQQITAINQQHQYNQQQKLLAGNGTMQPQLNRSVSEIATSSSTVSSSATSGPDFLRQQSQQSHQILTQTKQPVQNVQNIMQQVGPTGQSQNLQQTVQMQQQISNPNQPQLIISQNNQVITQKHIINTSTAQGQQIIQQTRQTHLMSQQRQQTAAQTANILQSQQQSGLIIGTNQQKQQIQFIHTTQTPGGQQQVKIIQGQPQQHVMTGQHINKPLVQGQQPQQRIIISQQQFNQLNQQQQQLLNNSQNQNIVIINQQPAGQHPQIINSNNQQQANVLQQQVQGNNNLAQGPPSQQVANQQVMLQKNVANIQQSPQAPMQQQQQIDQQSPQHQNANSPQNQNQLNAQRMHPYLQQQQTIQQIKMQLQQVGSNASQQATMVTTQNQQQSNLPQLLQSPNIQSSIQSPIVQSTQQQQQQQQQIIQNQQVQSVPSPQQSQQQVMPTQQKIQIQNQIIVQQQQPGLVQPQNANILVNQWTPQSPVQQGQTNVGQPQQQFIRATQQRPQQWPPQAGNQPQRQLIHLDAATHAHLQTLDPIRRAEYLTKLQQKQRERSLMLRQQAFQGRPNAPNIVTGQRPAGAQHAIIVRSQMPAGMTQQQQLQWLQQVQQQSNVRQPLLVRGGAPGLSPISQTVSPQQQFVDPNAQQQLQQLQIQRQQQYQRLQQMQQQNRPQGQPVSPRGFTSEVNQVNQDLSSVVTTPTTPGAPNQIQIAQDPNSQASMNSKTKTALANMLSNRLSNNGSTPNIPESPTEPSAAGTLRLMTAQHNAALNQSTVQRTPQELAAIQQQQQQVQQQVVQRRTLGNITNSAPATPVVSQIQQPATPSAAVSHSPSSIKPPFLPTSPGRPPLQRPQFYGHNPNLKLPPALFLLGCTFFIVEYDEICEEMLPEWKELIQRHGGEIEQMYCPRVTHVLCRTQRHGVVMQAIRDSKRCVTAYWLNDTVMKKQVVPPWQALHLPMPSTFGTQRPATRHIIGISGFEGEERVRIKNMIDESGAMLTTYLSRHNTVLICKKPDGPKYKRAKDWNIPVVNTVWLSDILLGNLSGMSQFETAKYQQYNITGPFRIDYGLVPHLMTAWKSPINLTQESHERVKRHNSEPPAEPKVKKMRTIPPLEEIPDDIMCTEPLEADNAPKIIFSQVDNIDGLTRAVKSLGGEIVENPSDATHLVVTRLVRSCKLLVALSVVDHILSSKWIVESAKAGKFLPIDGYEINDPKFKQTFKADIQKTISSSSRRTLFEGKTFFLTPTVRPSRSILTSMIESSGGRVDKNRLSAARISETNAQKPASYIVLSCAQDLHLLSDLMRPGKPNRIICSTEFVMSSVMTQIIDLEQHIIKYS; this is encoded by the exons ATGAGCGCTTTCGCGGTAAATTTAGATAAATTGAAACTGAGAGAGGATCTATTCAAAGAAGTAAAATACTTTGTGACCGGGAACTTAGATGCAAAG ACAGATAAGCTGCTTAAGGATGGTGGTGCATCGTGTTGTAATTATTTAATGACAAATACCACCCATTTGTTATGTGGTGAAGGTTTCGACGAGAGTGAAATTGCTCAAGCAtccgatttgtatgaaataccTTCGGTGACCGAAGCGTGGGTAATTGCTTCCGCAAAATTGGGACGCTTGGCGTCAACAAAACCGTACGATCCAACACCCAATTCCAAATGTTTTTCGCAAGTGTTTGCCTCCATTACACAAGTGAGTGCAACCGATCGAAATCGACTGTACGCTTTGATTACATTTAATGGTGGAGTGGTCGAGCGAAATTTTACTGCAAGAACGACACATCTAATCTGTGGCTCGGTTGATGGGCCAGCGTATGCGAAAGCGATTACAATCAAAAACGATAATTTCTGTGTGGTGACACCGGATTGGATCATTGATTCGTTGAATG GTCAAGAATTACGTGATCCTCAGATGTACCATCCACGACTACTAATTGTGCCTCAGCCGGATTCCGTATCTACGAAACCGGCACCAAAACCCACTGTCGTCTCAATGGTACCAACATCGGCTGGCAATAGCAATCCGGAAAAACAGTCACTCTCGAGCATACTCGGTTTTGATTACgaagaaaatcttgaaaagTCGGATATTCCCGTGCCACGTGAGATTGATGCAGTGAATGCCGAAAAATCAGCCGCTGCCTCAATGACAAGTCAAATAAATTCCATACTACAAAGTGTATCGGCATCGCCGTCCTCTTCAACTCTGCTAACACAGCAACGACCGCAATTGAATCAGAACATGGCAATGATGCAGCAACGGCAAACCACTTTGAATCAAGTCGAACAACAACAGCCAAACAAACTGCCCGGTCAATCTCCACAGCAAAACCGTAATTCGCAGGCCATTGCGACAAATGCTTCAATTCAACAGCAGATCACTGCAATCAATCAACAACATCAGTACAATCAGCAGCAGAAATTGTTGGCTGGTAATGGTACAATGCAGCCACAACTGAATCGGAGTGTCAGTGAAATTGCAACGTCATCGTCAACGGTTAGTAGTTCGGCGACATCGGGTCCGGACTTTTTGCGCCAACAAAGCCAACAATCTCATCAGATACTGACGCAGACAAAACAGCCCgttcaaaatgttcaaaatattatgCAACAAGTCGGTCCCACTGGTCAGTCGCAGAACTTACAGCAAACCGTACAAATGCAGCAGCAAATTAGCAATCCAAATCAACCGCAACTGATTATCAGTCAGAATAATCAGGTCATCACCCAGAAACATATCATCAATACATCCACGGCTCAAGGACAACAGATTATACAACAAACGAG GCAAACACATTTAATGTCACAACAACGTCAACAAACTGCTGCTCAAACCGCCAACATTTTACAGTCCCAACAACAGTCTGGTCTTATTATCGGAACGAATCAACAGAAGCAACAGATCCAATTCATTCATACCACGCAAACGCCCGGTGGGCAACAGCAAGTTAAGATCATTCAAGGTCAACCGCAGCAGCACGTGATGACTGGTCAACATATTAATAAACCATTGGTTCAAGGTCAACAGCCCCAACAACGCATCATAATCAGTCAACAGCAGTTCAATCAACtcaaccaacaacaacaacaactccTGAACAATTCACAAAATCAGAATATTGTCATCATTAACCAGCAGCCAGCTGGACAACATCCGCAAATTATCAATTCGAACAATCAACAACAGGCGAATGTGCTACAGCAACAGGTTCAAGGCAATAATAATTTAGCGCAAGGACCGCCATCACAGCAAGTGGCAAACCAACAGGTGATGCTTCAAAAGAATGTGGCCAATATTCAACAATCACCTCAAGCGCCCATGCAACAGCAGCAACAAATCGATCAACAGTCACCGCAGCATCAAAATGCAAACTCGccgcaaaatcaaaatcaactgAACGCACAACGGATGCATCCATACCTTCAACAACAGCAGACAATTCAGCAAATTAAAATGCAGTTGCAACAAGTCGGAAGTAACGCTTCACAGCAAGCAACAATGGTGACCacacaaaatcaacaacagTCGAATCTCCCACAGTTGTTACAATCTCCCAACATTCAATCGAGCATTCAATCACCAATCGTTCAGTCAactcaacaacaacaacaacaacaacagcaaattATTCAAAACCAGCAAGTTCAATCGGTTCCATCTCCACAACAATCTCAGCAACAAGTTATGCCGACCCAGCAAAAGATTCAAATccaaaatcaaataatcgTGCAGCAACAGCAGCCGGGCTTAGTGCAACCacaaaatgcaaatattttagTAAATCAATGGACTCCACAGAGTCCAGTACAGCAAGGACAGACAAATGTGGGACAACCACAGCAGCAATTTATTAGAGCGACACAGCAGCGACCTCAACAATGGCCTCCTCAAGCGGGTAATCAGCCACAACGTCAATTGATCCATTTGGATGCTGCAACACATGCTCATCTTCAGACACTG GATCCCATCCGGCGAGCCGAGTACCTAACTAAACTGCAACAAAAGCAACGGGAACGTAGTTTGATGCTCCGTCAGCAAGCCTTTCAAGGTCGACCAAATGCACCCAATATTGTTACTGGTCAACGACCAGCCGGAGCTCAACATGCAATTATTGTTCGTAGCCAAATGCCAGCGGGAATGACGCAGCAACAACAGCTCCAATGGTTGCAACAAGTTCAACAACAAAGTAATGTCAGACAACCGCTTTTAGTCAGAGGAGGAGCTCCGGGTCTCAGTCCCATTTCACAAACAGTGTCACCCCAACAGCAATTTGTTGACCCGAATGCACAACAGCAATTGCAACAACTTCAAAtacaacgacaacaacaatACCAACGCTTACAACAAATGCAACAGCAAAATCGACCACAGGGTCAGCCCGTGTCACCGAGAGGATTCACTTCCGAAGTGAATCAAGTCAATCAAGATTTATCGTCCGTTGTTACAACGCCAACGACGCCGGGTGCaccaaatcaaattcaaattgcgCAAGATCCGAATTCACAGGCTTCGATGAATTCGAAGACAAAAACGGCACTTGCCAACATGTTAAGCAATCGCTTGAGCAACAATGGCAGTACTCCAAATATTCCGGAATCACCAACCGAACCCTCTGCAGCAGGTACATTAAGATTGATGACTGCCCAGCACAATGCGGCTTTAAATCAATCGACCGTACAGCGAACACCACAAGAATTGGCTGCCattcagcaacaacaacagcaagtTCAGCAGCAAGTAGTACAACGTCGTACTTTGGGAAATATAACAAATAGTGCACCCGCAACGCCTGTAGTTAGTCAAATTCAACAACCTGCCACACCGTCTGCCGCAGTTTCCCATTCGCCATCAAGCATCAAACCACCGTTTCTGCCCACCAGTCCTGGTCGTCCACCATTACAACGTCCACAGTTCTACGGTCACAATCCGAATTTGAAGCTTCCACCAGCTCTGTTCCTGTTGGGATGTACGTTTTTCATTGTCGAATACGATGAGATCTGCGAAGAAATGTTACCCGAATGGAAAGAACTGATTCAACGACATGGCGGTGAGATCGAGCAAATGTATTGTCCACGCGTGACACATGTACTTTGTCGTACCCAACGGCACGGCGTGGTAATGCAAGCAATTCGTGATTCGAAGCGATGCGTTACTGCTTACTGGCTGAATGACACGGTTATGAAAAAACAAGTTGTACCACCCTGGCAAGCATTGCATCTACCAATGCCAAGTACATTCGGAACGCAACGACCAGCAACGCGTCATATCATCGGCATATCCGGCTTTGAGGGCGAAGAACGAGTTCGTATTAAGAACATGATTGACGAATCAGGCGCTATGCTCACAACGTATTTGAGCCGACACAATACGGTGCTGATTTGTAAGAAACCGGATGGTCCGAAGTACAAGCGAGCCAAAGACTGGAACATTCCCGTTGTGAATACAGTTTGGCTCAGTGACATTTTGCTGGGTAATTTGAGTGGCATGTCTCAGTTTGAAACAGCCAAATACCAGCAGTATAACATCACAGGACCTTTCCGGATTGACTATGGCCTTGTTCCCCATTTGATGA CTGCCTGGAAATCGCCAATCAACCTTACCCAAGAATCTCACGAGCGAGTTAAACGACACAATTCAGAACCACCTGCCGAACCTAAGGTGAAAAAAATGCGTACAATTCCGCCACTGGAAGAGATTCCCGATGACATAATGTGTACTGAGCCTCTGGAAGCAGACAACGCaccgaaaattatattttcgcaAGTCGATAACATTGATGGATTGACGAGAGCTGTAAA atCTCTTGGCGGCGAAATAGTTGAAAATCCCTCAGACGCAACACACTTGGTGGTAACTCGTCTGGTACGAAGCTGTAAACTTTTGGTCGCGCTAAGCGTTGTCGACCACATTTTATCGTCCAAATGGATAGTCGAAAGTGCCAAAGCCGGTAAATTTCTACCGATTGACGGTTACGAAATCAACGATCCCAAATTCAAGCAGACATTCAAAGCGGACATACAGAAAACGATTTCATCGTCGTCGCGTCGCACGCTGTTCGaaggtaaaacattttttcttacGCCAACGGTTCGACCGAGTAGGTCGATATTAACGTCAATGATCGAATCCAGCGGTGGACGGGTAGACAAAAATCGTTTGTCGGCCGCTCGTATATCCGAAACGAATGCACAGAAGCCGGCCAGTTATATTGTATTGAGCTGTGCACAGGACTTGCATTTGTTAAGCGATCTAATGCGACCGGGCAAACCAAATCGTATCATTTGTTCGACGGAATTCGTTATGAGCTCGGTGATGACACAGATCATTGACTTGGAACAACACATCATTAAGTATTCGTGA